Proteins encoded in a region of the Triticum dicoccoides isolate Atlit2015 ecotype Zavitan chromosome 3A, WEW_v2.0, whole genome shotgun sequence genome:
- the LOC119267992 gene encoding presenilin-like protein At2g29900: MDPVADGPDPPGSAATVLDTLGEEVLAVMSPVSICMALVVLLITLLAPPSSSPSAPPPVTAATLVYLESPSDSPAQKLVGALLDAAVFVALVAVVTFILVALYYYRCTGFLKNYMRFSAFFVLFSMGGAIAVALLRRLDAPLDAPTALLLLFNASAVGVLSVFASAVPILVRQGYMVALAVIVAAWLSRLPEWTTWIMLLALAVYDLVAVLAPRGPLRMLVELASSRDDELPALIYESRPTVGPAETSSSYAPAMWSEESQHRDSAARSGPNLYDRVGQQDDSGPAMVEMRDLGSTSRDMATSNQAVTGQTSNQGGNAQHAVIQIEQREEEEETAPLVSAASANPTIANEEHTQISSSEPPEEEFEMFESSRGIKLGLGDFVFYSVLVGRAAMYDLMTVYACYLAIIAGLGCTLILLSICRHALPALPISIMLGVVFYFLTRLLMEPFVVGASTNLVMF, from the coding sequence ATGGATCCCGTCGCCGACGGGCCGGACCCGCCGGGCTCCGCGGCCACCGTCCTCGACACCCTGGGCGAGGAGGTGCTGGCGGTCATGTCCCCGGTCTCCATCTGCATGGccctcgtcgtcctcctcatcaCGCTCCTCGCGccgccctcctcctccccctccgcgCCCCCGCCCGTCACCGCCGCCACGCTCGTCTACCTCGAGTCCCCCTCCGACTCCCCGGCCCAGAAGCTCGTCGGCGCGCTCCTCGACGCCGCCGTCTTCGTCGCGCTCGTCGCCGTCGTCACCTTCATCCTCGTCGCGCTCTACTACTACCGCTGCACCGGCTTCCTCAAGAACTACATGCgcttctccgccttcttcgtcctctTCTCCATGGGCGGCGCCATCGCCGTcgccctcctccgccgcctcgacgccccgcTCGACGCGCCCAccgcgctcctcctcctcttcaacgCATCCGCCGTCGGCGTCCTCTCCGTCTTTGCCTCCGCGGTCCCCATCCTCGTCCGCCAGGGCTACATGGTcgcgctcgccgtcatcgtcgccgcctgGCTCTCCAGGCTCCCCGAGTGGACCACCTGGATCATGCTCCTCGCCCTCGCCGTCTATGACCTCGTCGCCGTGCTCGCGCCAAGGGGCCCGCTCAGGATGCTTGTGGAGCTCGCCTCCTCCAGGGACGACGAACTCCCGGCGCTCATCTACGAATCACGCCCCACGGTAGGCCCAGCCGAGACTTCCTCCTCCTATGCTCCGGCAATGTGGTCCGAGGAGTCGCAGCACCGCGATTCGGCTGCCCGATCGGGTCCAAACCTGTATGACAGGGTGGGTCAGCAGGATGATTCCGGTCCTGCCATGGTAGAAATGAGGGATCTTGGCTCAACAAGCCGTGACATGGCTACCTCAAATCAAGCTGTAACAGGGCAGACATCAAATCAAGGTGGGAATGCACAGCATGCTGTCATTCAGATCGAgcagcgcgaggaggaagaagagacagcTCCATTGGTGTCAGCGGCATCTGCCAACCCTACCATCGCCAATGAGGAGCACACACAAATTTCTTCATCAGAACCTCCCGAGGAGGAGTTTGAGATGTTTGAGTCTAGCAGGGGCATCAAGCTGGGACTTGGCGATTTTGTCTTCTACAGTGTGCTTGTGGGGAGGGCTGCCATGTATGATCTCATGACGGTCTATGCGTGCTACCTTGCCATCATCGCTGGGCTTGGCTGCACCCTCATCTTGCTGTCGATATGCAGGCACGCATTGCCCGCACTCCCGATCTCCATCATGCTGGGAGTCGTGTTCTActtcttgacgcggttgttgatggaGCCATTCGTTGTCGGTGCTTCGACCAATTTGGTGATGTTCTGA